AAAATCAAAATACTCGAGCAAGCCTACGAATAGTTCATTTCCTGTCGCGTAAGCTTTAAGGTAAATATCTTCATATTTTACGGTTCTCCATAGTCTTTCGATAAATATATTATCGATCGCCCGTCCTTTACCATCCATGCTGATTCGTATTTGCTTTGAGTGTAAATAAGAGGTGAATACTTCGCTGGTAAATTGGCTGCCTTGGTCGGTATTGACTATTTCAGGAACTCCATATTGTTCAACGCATTCTTGCATGGTTTCCTGACACCACTCAGCATCCATAGTATTGGAAATGGACCAACCCACAACAAATCGACTCTTTAAATCGATAACTGCCATTAAGTAAAAGTAGCCTCCCTCTACTGGAATATAAGTGATATCCGTCGCCCACACTTGATTGATTCGCTCGATTTTAAGCGATTCAAGCAGGTAAGGATATGTTTTATGTTGTTTATTTCCTTTAGAAGTATGAGGGCCCGGAACGATGGCTCGCAGATCCATTAGCCGATACAATCGCTCTATTCTTTTGGAGTTTATATTATAATCCATATCTTTTTTAAGCCAAATGCTCATAGAAGGCACTCCCCAAAATGGTCGCTTTTGATACTGCTTGTCAATTAATTTCATAAGCTTCAAATTAAGTTCGGACTCACCTTTAGATTTATAATAATAGCTTGATTTATGAATACCTAAGAGGGAGCACTGCCTCGTAATACTCAAGATATCATGCGCCTTATCGACTAGCTTTTTGCGTTCTTGTGTGTTTTTGTTTACGATAAGGCTTTCTTTAAAAAATCCACTTCAACTTGAAGTTGGCCTATTTTGGAGTAGAGCGTTTCTTTTTCCTTTTCCAAGCTATCCGTGGCTTCTTTTCGATCGCTATTTTTTTTAAAAAGGGAAGAGGCATTATTCAAAAACTCGCGTTTCCAAGTGTTGATTTGAGTAGGGCTCAGATCAAATTCTTGTGCTAAAATTGCGATTGTTTTCTGCTCTTTGATAGCGGCTAATGCCACTTTTGCTTTGAATTCAGGGGTAAATTTTCTTCTGCTTTTCATAGTAACTAAGTTAACAGATTGTATCTTAACTTGCAGTCCTAATTTTTGGGGGAACTATAATGAGTCTAGCTTTGGCTTTAGCGATATTTAGTTTTTAGGTCACGATTATTGAAAAACCAAGATTAACACACTTTCAATACTAATTTAAGAGTTTGCAAAGTATATAATCCTTCGGGTATGTTTGAAATATGATTTTTTAACCTTATTTTTTCATTGAAATGATTTGATCTCAATTTCTGAATTCCTCACATAGGTGAAATAAACGGAATTTGGTTAGTTGGGATGTTGGTATTAATGAAAAGAAATGACTAGACACATATTACTTCTAATATTAATAGTGGTGTTGGGTTCGTGCTCTGATAGAAAAGGAAAAAATGTAAAGGTGAAAATGGGGATTAACTCCGATCTAAAAGCAGATATCGAAGCACTAAAATTATATCGAAGTAATGGACATTTAAGTGAGATTCTTTATGAAAAGCTTTACACATATTTATCAAATGGTGGCACATTAGATATAGATGACCAGCTTTTTTATATTATGAAGAAATTTGAAAATGATACTATTCTCAGCATAGAGCTACTTCAAATAGAGCGAAACTCTGAGATACTATTTGAAGAGAAGCAAATATATCAAATATTAATTGAGAATGGCTTCTTCGCAGAAGGTGTTCCAATAATTAATTTTAATACAAGAAAAATTATAAAGAAAAAATTCGTAGAAGAATCTATTTATCTTGCTTTAGAAGATAAAAACAAAATTTTCTATTTTGATTTAGAAGGAGATGTTATGAAAGAGAATTTATCATACACTTACTTTTTAGAAGAAATGAAAAGTTTTACGCTAGGACATTTTTCTCCTTCAAATATTCAAGAGTCTTGGGAAACAAATGGCGGACCTATAGTAATCAATTATACTTGTGAAAATAAAATATTTACATTTAGCCCTTCATACAACGATGACTGGTATGACATAAGCGAGTGCATGAAGCAAATAAATGAAATATTAAAAGCAAAAGGATATGGTATCTATACAATTTCAGCAGAATTTATATCAGGTCAAGATGTGCTATTTATTTTTTTAAGTGATACAGAGAAAGAAAACCTTAAAGAAAGGTTAGGGTGGCAACTAGATCTAATTAAATAAATATAATACCAACAACTAAGTCTTCGTATGGCTCGCAGAGCCCAATGTGAAGGCAGTATTGTCAAGCAACTGTTTTGAATACCCGAAAATAGGACAGGAGCATTGTCGCTCCCAGTCCCATTTGAAAATTGAGATGTTGAATCTCATGACTTTTCGATCAATGATCTAGTGAACTCTTCTATGCTTAAGCTAGGCTTGCCCAGTATTTCCCAGGTTGTTTCGGATACTTGCTCTTCTTTTAGTTGCTCCACATAGCTAAGCATGTGTTCCATGAATTCTTCATATTCCTTGCTAGGCAGACCGAGATGCTTGATGGTTTCCATCGGATACTCTGAAACTTGGATTTTGGGATTGTAGACGCTCGCGAATCTCTTTGCGGCTTCCGGAAAACTTATTCCTTCTGTGCCTTGAACGGTAAAAGACCGATTGTACGCTTTTTCATTGCCAATGGCATTGGAGATATTTTCCGCCAGATCGGTAGTGTTTGTGAAGTATACGGGATGTTTATGATCGCCTATTATCCCAAAGTCCTCGTCTTGTATGAAGGTGGGGAAGGAATCTAAGAAGACGGAGCAATGAAAGTAAGTGTAATGAATGCCTGAATTTTTCAAATGCTCAATGGCAGGTTTTCTGATGCGATTGGTTTTGTACTCCATGCCTTTGGTCGCAAATTCGGGATGAGACAAATCGATGCCAACTATCTGCATGATATGTTTAACGCCAAGGACCTTGCCGGTGTCAATGACATTGATGATGCCTTCTCTTTCGGGTTGGAATGGGGCGCTTTCATTCCAATTCGTGGTATTGAGATTCAAGTAGATGGTTTCGGATCCGATGAGCGCGGAGGCAAGGCTTGCTTTATCGGACACGTCGCCATAGACGACTTCAACACCTTTGGGCAATTTTTTCTTGGCGGATTCCACATCCCTTACCACAGCTTTTACTTGAATGCCTTTTTGGCTGAGTTGCTTTGTGATCGGCAAGCCAAGCGAACCTGTAGCTCCGATGATGGTTAGTTTTTTCATGATTTGATGGTTTAATGACTTAGTTTGATACCAATGATTCCAATGATGATGAGTGATAAAAATATCAGTTTTTGCCAGCTGAAAGCATCATTGAATAGAAGCAATCCCACCAGAATAGTACCGCTGGATCCAATCCCTGCCCATACCGCATAGGCAGTTCCCATCTCAATGGATTGCATGGATTTGAGTAAAAGCCCGAAACTCAAAGCTCCGAACACAAAGAATCCGACAGTGCCTTTCCAGTTTGAAAATCCTTCAGAGTATTTCATTGAAGTGGTAAAGGCAACTTCAAATAATCCTGAAAGTAGTAAGTAGATCCAACTCATATTAGTCTGTATTTAAGATTACAGCACAAAGGTAGAGTCGATGAAAATAGATTCTTTTTACCTATGTTAAAAAAGCAATTATTTTCCAGATCGAATACGGCTAAGCGTCACCTGAGTAATTCCCAAGTAGGAGGATATATGTCCTAGCTTGACTCGCTGAAGAATTTCGGGGAATCGATTGATCAGTTTTAAGTACCTGCTTTTGGCATCTGTGAACTGAGTGAGCAATATTTGCTCTTCCATTTCCAATAGAGCTTTTTCGGCTATTTTTCTGCCGAAGTTTGCCAGCTCCAGATTGGTTTCATAAAGCTCTAAAAGCTTAGACCTGCTGATCTTTAATATCACTGAATCTTCCAGAAGCTCAATGTTCTCCATAGAGGGTTTGGACTTGATGAAATTGCTGAGCGAAGCGGCGATATCTCCCTCAAATCCGAACCAATAGGTTACTTCTTTTCCATCTTTATTGATAAAGTAGCTTCTCATGGCTCCGGTTTTAATGAAGTAGATATAGTTATGAATTTCGCCGACTTTGATTAATAGTTCGCCTTTTGATTTGCTCTCCTCGCTCATGCATGCATTCAAAAGTTCGAAGCTTTCGCCTGATATTTCATATTTGTGTTGAAACAAATCTTTGGAGGAGTTCATAAGAAGGTAGAGTTTTGGTGATTAAAAATATCAATTAATTCCGCTTGATAATTATTGAGATTCAGACAAATTATCGAGTTTTCTTCGCACCACTTCAGTATCATGCAAGGATAAGGATTTTTTGTAAAATTCGGTAGCCTTTTCTTTATTGGACTGAGATCGATAAAAATCTCCCATAGCATCATATGCCCGGTAACTTTTTGGGTAATTGTTGATGTTCAAATTATATAATGCAAAGGCTTTGTCATCTTGCTGTACAGAGAGCATGATATCTCCATAGCGATTAATGCTGGATTCGGGCGGTGGAAATGAGTAGTTGAAATGATCAGCAATGTTTTCAAAGTGATTTGTAATTACGGTCATTAAATCGTCAACATTCATTCCTAAGCCTTCTTGAAATAGAAATTCTTCATCAAAATTGTACCAATCGAATAGGGATCGAACTGCGTCATAGGAAGCTGCGAAGGGCACGCCATTGTGATTGTCGTTGAGATAAAATTTCCAATCAAAATTCAATTGGTCAGCTTGTTCGCAGATGTTTTTGAACGCCAAGATTGTTCTCATGTGTTCGGACGAACTCAATGTGTCTTCCAATACAGTATTCAAATCTAGTCCCTTTGGAAGCCTATTGGCAACTGCCAAATAGAGCGATTTCTTTTTGAAACTTTCGCTTTTCAAAATATGGCTTGCTTCTTCAAAGAAGCTTAGATTATTCCATCTTATGCTAGGGTCAATGGCAACATAGTTGTCAAATATCGCAGGATGGTGGATCAAGGTGTTCAGAGTAAACAAGCCAGCCCAAGAATGTCCGACAAGTGTTCGATAGGGAGTTGTTTGATATTTTGAGTCGATATAGGGGATCAATTCATTTTCTAGGAAGCTGGAAAAATTTTCAGCACCTCCCGAGCTGGCCAAATAAGGCACTTTGCTGGGAGTTAAATCTCTTACTCTGTCGGTATTGGGGATTCCCACGACGATCATTTCTGGAATGATATTATTGCCATTGGCGACGCTTAATTGATGCACCATGCCTACGGTTGAGTAGAAGTGAGCGGTCCCATCCAGCACATATATTACTGGAAATCGCTTTTGCGAATTTTCCGCGCTTTCGGGAATGGAAATCCATATTGGACGCTTTTCTTGCAAGATGTTCGAATATATACTATCGACGATTCCTACTGTTATTTGATTTTTGTCAAGGCCAATAGTGCTTGATTGTGCTAATAGATTGCAAGCGAATAGAAATAGAAGAGCGCAAATGAAGAGCGTTTTTTTCATGGGTTTTAGGGAAGTAGCGTTTGATGAAAAAATATAAAGGTATTTTTTATGTGTTAGGTTTTTAGAGTAATTATATATTTGAAATGGCATTAATTAATCGCACAACAGATTTGTGAAGTGGCAAGAATAGATATTATTTTACTTAATGTTAGCATATCTTTTTAACGTTCCTTTTCTAATTTTACCTTTGTTATTAGCTTTAATAAATTCTCCTGTTTCAACATTAAGGCAAGTCAACCACATCCCACCGTGAGCATAAGTATCAATACAAATTGTATGTTTAAAATCGGCAATTTCACCATTTTTGCGTGAGGTATGACCACAAATTACAGTTTTTGTTGAGTTATAAGCTTTTGGATTTTCATATTTTTTCCAAAATAGATGATGTTTATTTTGTTCGTTTAAATTTTTCCCAGCTTCAAGACCTGCATGAATGAATATAAAATCCTTAATTTCCAAATAGTCAAGGCAAGAATCTATAAAATCCCAATGAGATGGACTTATTATGTCCATCCAATTTTCAGTGTTATTGATATGATAAGATTCTAAAGTGTTTGCACCTCCAAAATGTAACCACTCCTTTAATCTTACAGGCGACATTTTTGCGGCTTTCATCATTATTTCATGATTGCCAAGAATAAACTCAAAATCATGATTTTTTTGATTATTAATAAGCCAGTCAATGACTCCTTTGCTATCAGGTCCTCGGTCTATATAATCGCCAAGAAATACAACTTTGTCATCAGTTTGTATAATACCTTGTTTGAATATTGTTTTTAATGCTCTAAGACTTCCATGTATATCTCCAATTGCGTAAATAGGCATTTTATTTTTGAATTAAATTTTGATGAAAAGCGTTGTTCTTTAACCTTGAATTTAGCATCAGTTTATATTTTTTTGTTAGCACATGTTTTATAAGGCGTTGATTCGAAGCTTTTACTTGTTTTGCGTATCTGATGCGAATCAGTTAGAGATTTTTATTAGTTGCTCTGATTCTTATATAAATCAAATGCTGTTAGGTTATCAGAACCCTCTAAAATGCTAAAAGTAGCATAGGATATTGTTTCTATCCAGACTTCTAATAGTTTTATTTGTTGTTTTTCAATCAAACCATTCCTTTGTAGCATTCCTTCAGGGTTTATTGCCCAATTTCTAGTGAAATGACAGATTCCCCATAAAGCAATAATTACTTCTCTATCTATTTTCTCATTGGTTCTTAATTCATCAGAAATCGTTTTAATTGCTGTTATGACTTCATGGAAGTTTTCTTCAATTAATTCTCCTGTAAATGGCCTTAGCATTCCTAAAAAACCTCTTTTCGATTTTGGATGATCAATATCTTCATGAGTAAAACTATGATATTTTAATATTTCTTTCGCTTCTTTCTTTGTCATTTTTCAGTTATAAATTTTTTATATAATATTGTTTATAGATGGTTTTATCTCTTTGAAATCGGTTTTAAATGATATAAATGAATTATTTGAAATGTAAGCTTCCAATATTTTTGGTTGTCTCCCCCAACTATCAGAAACACTCATTTCTTCTGTTGCTTTATACCATTCGGTTTTTGAGAATTTTTCGTTATACTTGATCCATTCATGAATCATCTCGACTTTATCAGTATTTATAATTTTATTACCAAATAAAGGTTTAATTTCTTTACTTGATGTAAGGTGTCCAAAATATTGGGGGCCTCCTGTTGTTCCAAAGATTTCAA
The Aureibacter tunicatorum DNA segment above includes these coding regions:
- a CDS encoding IS3 family transposase, with product MVNKNTQERKKLVDKAHDILSITRQCSLLGIHKSSYYYKSKGESELNLKLMKLIDKQYQKRPFWGVPSMSIWLKKDMDYNINSKRIERLYRLMDLRAIVPGPHTSKGNKQHKTYPYLLESLKIERINQVWATDITYIPVEGGYFYLMAVIDLKSRFVVGWSISNTMDAEWCQETMQECVEQYGVPEIVNTDQGSQFTSEVFTSYLHSKQIRISMDGKGRAIDNIFIERLWRTVKYEDIYLKAYATGNELFVGLLEYFDFYNHQRRHSSLEHKRPRELYFEESNLAFISKAKVSSIPEPVKGINGLPQAQHKPPLTEPDIEIYEALEMRNQKIKLSLTTLRS
- a CDS encoding transposase, giving the protein MKSRRKFTPEFKAKVALAAIKEQKTIAILAQEFDLSPTQINTWKREFLNNASSLFKKNSDRKEATDSLEKEKETLYSKIGQLQVEVDFLKKALS
- a CDS encoding SDR family oxidoreductase, translating into MKKLTIIGATGSLGLPITKQLSQKGIQVKAVVRDVESAKKKLPKGVEVVYGDVSDKASLASALIGSETIYLNLNTTNWNESAPFQPEREGIINVIDTGKVLGVKHIMQIVGIDLSHPEFATKGMEYKTNRIRKPAIEHLKNSGIHYTYFHCSVFLDSFPTFIQDEDFGIIGDHKHPVYFTNTTDLAENISNAIGNEKAYNRSFTVQGTEGISFPEAAKRFASVYNPKIQVSEYPMETIKHLGLPSKEYEEFMEHMLSYVEQLKEEQVSETTWEILGKPSLSIEEFTRSLIEKS
- a CDS encoding multidrug efflux SMR transporter, translated to MSWIYLLLSGLFEVAFTTSMKYSEGFSNWKGTVGFFVFGALSFGLLLKSMQSIEMGTAYAVWAGIGSSGTILVGLLLFNDAFSWQKLIFLSLIIIGIIGIKLSH
- a CDS encoding Crp/Fnr family transcriptional regulator, producing the protein MNSSKDLFQHKYEISGESFELLNACMSEESKSKGELLIKVGEIHNYIYFIKTGAMRSYFINKDGKEVTYWFGFEGDIAASLSNFIKSKPSMENIELLEDSVILKISRSKLLELYETNLELANFGRKIAEKALLEMEEQILLTQFTDAKSRYLKLINRFPEILQRVKLGHISSYLGITQVTLSRIRSGK
- a CDS encoding alpha/beta hydrolase-fold protein; amino-acid sequence: MKKTLFICALLFLFACNLLAQSSTIGLDKNQITVGIVDSIYSNILQEKRPIWISIPESAENSQKRFPVIYVLDGTAHFYSTVGMVHQLSVANGNNIIPEMIVVGIPNTDRVRDLTPSKVPYLASSGGAENFSSFLENELIPYIDSKYQTTPYRTLVGHSWAGLFTLNTLIHHPAIFDNYVAIDPSIRWNNLSFFEEASHILKSESFKKKSLYLAVANRLPKGLDLNTVLEDTLSSSEHMRTILAFKNICEQADQLNFDWKFYLNDNHNGVPFAASYDAVRSLFDWYNFDEEFLFQEGLGMNVDDLMTVITNHFENIADHFNYSFPPPESSINRYGDIMLSVQQDDKAFALYNLNINNYPKSYRAYDAMGDFYRSQSNKEKATEFYKKSLSLHDTEVVRRKLDNLSESQ
- a CDS encoding metallophosphoesterase family protein, with the protein product MPIYAIGDIHGSLRALKTIFKQGIIQTDDKVVFLGDYIDRGPDSKGVIDWLINNQKNHDFEFILGNHEIMMKAAKMSPVRLKEWLHFGGANTLESYHINNTENWMDIISPSHWDFIDSCLDYLEIKDFIFIHAGLEAGKNLNEQNKHHLFWKKYENPKAYNSTKTVICGHTSRKNGEIADFKHTICIDTYAHGGMWLTCLNVETGEFIKANNKGKIRKGTLKRYANIK